The Triticum aestivum cultivar Chinese Spring chromosome 6D, IWGSC CS RefSeq v2.1, whole genome shotgun sequence genomic sequence GAATCATCACGATCGCCGTATCGTTCCAACCCTTCGGGATAGTGCATGTGTTGATTGCTTTCAGAGCCTCCTTAATTAGGTCCTCCTGCAGCATGGTCCAGAACCTTTTGTATTAGAGCATCTAGTGTAAAAAATCTCttatattagagcatctccaatagaagatgTAGATGAAAAAACAACTAATTTTTTCATCTCCGAGGCCAAAAAACCCCTCTTCAAtagatgatgcagatgcaaaaaaTTATATCTCCGCCTTATGGAGATGTAAAATACAACTCGCGATGCAAATTAGCATCTCCACCTATTGGAGATGTAAAAACATCAGCAACTCGCCAACCGACCAACTGCGTTGGCTTCTGGCACGCCCGCTGCCCGTCCGCTGCTATGGCCGATGCTGGTGACCCCGCAGCTTCCTCCCCCGCCGATGGTCTGACCCACCTCGCCATAGTTGCCGCCTCCGCGAccaatttccccaatccatcctcCGCCTCCATGCCTCCGTCGCCTCGATTCGGCACCCCCGCTGCTCCTCCGACGCTCCTCGACCGCCcctacacctctcctcctcctcccctcttcgCCTTAAATTGCCGCTCCTTCGCTGTTGCATCGCCACCCCGATTCGCCATCCCCGACGTTCCTTCGCCGCCCCTacgctgctcctcctcctctctccaccTCAAATGGCCACTCCTATGCCGCTGCACCACCGTTCCGATTCACCACCCCCGCtgcccctccgccgctcccccgccACCCCACGCACAGTCGCCGCCGTCCCGCCGTCCCCATTGCCGCCTCCCCGATTCGGCCGCCGTCCCCTAATTTTTACATctccattttgcatcatctatTTGAGTTGCAGTTTTACATCTTCAATATGCATCATCTGTTGGagttgttttttctaagatgtaaAAAACACTTTTTGAAGATGTTaattcttcaaatttgcatcttctattggagatgcacttatagaacggagggagtagcaaacacATCTTATTTATCCATATTTGCATAAGGTGGAACTCAAAGTTTTACTATTTCTTAGCATGTCGCATCTCACTGAACGAACATCACTGAAAAATCTGAATTAAATTTAGAAAAATGCAAGCGTCAATGACAATTCTAAGACTTGAACTCTAACGGACTGGTTCCACCACAATAAAGAGTAGTATAGTCATGCTCAGATGCTATTACTTGTATCGCTTGATGCGACGTTACAGTTAATAAAGCGCATTTTATCCTTTTTGTCAAAAAAAAGCGCATCTTTATCTGGAAACGAAAGTGGGTCGTGCGCGCCCATGTGTACACGGCAGGGGGCTTAGCTGCCTAGCTGAGCGATGCACATCGCACACTTCTTCTATATAAAGCCCAAAAATGCCCGACCCAGCAAGATAAACCAAAAGTTGAGAACCTACAGGCTACAGGCTACAGCATTGCGCAATTAGCCTCACACGAGCAAGTCCCTCCCGGTAGTAGTACCGTACCACACGCGCACACTCCCGAAGGACAAGAGCAGAAAGAATGTTGAGCCCCGGCATTTCGGTCAAGAAGCGCCACGGCGGTGCCGGGTTTGCGCTCGGGTGTGGCTGCAAGGACGCCAAGAGCGTGTCGGTGATCTCTGCGTCGCCCTCGCCGTCCGGCGCGGGTACACCGACCACAACCGAGACGCGGCGCAGGGGCGGGAGGGCCAACCCGTCGGCGTCGACGACGACGGACACTCTGACCTCTGCCTCGTCGTCGTCCCTGCTATGGGAGGACGCCGTGGCGGAGTTCGAGTGCGGCGACGACGGCCAGTTCAAGATGGAGAGCTCCGCAGCCACGCAGAGCTTCTCCGGCCTGCTGCGCGAGCTCAACGAGCTGGAGCAGAGCGTCGTGTCGTGGGGCCGGAAGAGCCACCGCAGCCGCGACGACAAGAAAGCCTCGTCGCCGCCACTGGAGCACAAGCAGGCGACCATGAAAAGCGGCGTCAAGGGCGGCGACGTCACGACGGGCGGCGCTAAAGATCGCCATGTCGGTGACAGCGTCGAACCGGGGACTGTTGGTGCTTGCGTCGAAGTGGGGCTCGACGGCAGCGTGGCGGTGGTGAAGCAGTCCGAGGACCCGCTGAGCGACTTCCGGCAGTCGATGGTGCAGATGATCGTGGAGAACGGGATCATCGCCGGGGAGGAGCTGCGGCAGATGCTCCGCCGCTTCCTCACCCTCAACGCGCCGCACCACCACGACGTCATCCTCCGCGCCTTCGCGGAGATCTGGGACGCTGTGTTCTCGGCCTCCTACgtgcccgcccccgccgccgccccgccccgcaagTACACCCGCCGCGAGGAGCCCGCCGCTGGAAGGCCGCCCATGCCTCCGAGGACCCCTCCGCGCCACCACCACTCGCCATCACCGTCAGCATGGCGCGTGTAAACGCTCCGAAGTGTGCTTCCTCGATTCAACATACTATGTCATTTCATTTAATTTCCGGTTAATTAGCATTGGAGATTTGGAATCGCCACTAGCTTATTATTGTACGTAATACGTGAGTGGGCCCGTATAACAGAGTTCTTTGTGTTATTCCGTAGAGTATATTTTGTCTCCGTTCTTCTCACGTGCAATGCAACTGCGTTTGCTACAAAGCCAGCGCGGATTCCCGCCTACGACAAGCCCGAGCACGTAGGCGTGCCGGCGTGTACGTTCCAGACTAGCAGAAGATAGATCGGGCGTGCGTTGCTTCGGTTAGGAGTTGGAGCGGTGGGGACTGGAGACGAACGCCATGCATGCATGGGCGACAGCCAGTTGTGGTTGGATGGGAACGGGAGAGGGAGTACGTAGGGTCCGTCTCCCTCGCATGCGCGGCCGCCCGTGCATTGCGGCCGGGGCAACCTGGACTGCATGGTCCATACGGCAACTTAAATTGTCCCGTGCCCTTTCTCCTAGCTAGCTAGCACTGGATTATTCCTTGTGAAATTCCTTGCCGTGCATGCATGGCTCCCTGCTCCTAGCAATCACTAGTaagaaaaggggcttttaccccggttcataagggcctttagtcccggttctggaaccgggactaaagggtcgttactaatgccctagccctttagtctcggttcttacacgaaccgggactaaaggccgtccacgtggccggtgcggggagcccaggcaggagggcctttggtcccgattggtgccaccaaccgggaccaataggcatccacgcgtcagcacctggcaggagctgagatttttgtttttttaaagagggtggtttaggggttttggggggttaatttaggtgtttcatatattgtgttagctagctaattaatagagagaagtgtcctctcttatcttcgtgcttggtcgacgctacgtactatatacgtatggagaggagtagacacgctagctagtaatcaaatgaaggaaacagaagatcgtcatgaacatatgcatacagagagaagtgatatcgaccacctctccttctccgagatattggtcgaacaacaagttctcgtatatctatccgacactaccggctacatatatacaataattatctcttacaatacaatctcctaattatattgtaggaacacagggtccacatagtattctccgttttcagcgatcacgtggtcaaggaagaatgccgccaattcctcttgaattcctcgcatacgatctggtgctaggagttcatcacgcatctgaaagatctaatttgaagaagggggtcaatacatatatatatgaataaatgaaactcaacacaaatgatggtaataaaataaaattgtgaatattattgcttacgcacttcatattgttcttcagtgtagccccgctcacaggtatggtagcggatggactcgcaaacgtagtatccacagtaattattcccgggttcctgccacaaccactttacaagaaatagaggtcaatcaaactgataagcaagcatgctaaatggtattgatgaaactaccgcttgaatcactaggagatgcgcggaacatgctactatagtacttactttcgggtgattaaattgcagcttcttcggcagtcccggagcttttgaggtgaattttctccaaaccctgccagacaaagaaaacaattacttgatatcaggaaatgaacaaagttgctgatatggtggataatgatcgatttaacttacttctggagcatttgagtcatgttcgcatagtcctggggatcttttcgtctcgagtctaagacggttactactcccggctcaagcttaatctctaggagaatatagtggaagctgcgcatgcatgcataagtcatcaattacattaccataacctggactaataagggaaaccgaatatgcacaagacagtaacactcacttgaagttgtaaggaaagagtattatatctttgttttgatttaataccaacgattgtagcaagttggcctcggcttctttgggatgtttttcaaccgtatatgcatctatgagatttgtgttaatgaacccaatatcaccgatttgtcttttcttcaattcggcgatcttcaatctgcataatatagtgaggataagtataaatacatgcaatgaaagagctgacctatatagagagacttaatgacagaagtagtactacttacagacagtagcaagtgatcgttgttttatcgagggccttttgattgtaaaactggaagaaatcctcaaatggaacattcagcagttcaattccaacgaggtcatgctccggtttaactctcagcgtcaaagtactcatcccatcagactctctgcaggttttcatgtaccaatcatgtagtcttcgcatcatcgtgcttagagatctgacatctttgacgagaggcttcccgtaatggtatttgtgttcgtccacctccatgatttcataatgtacatcgtcgggcaggtaatctccaagattgctataaccgggcaccatactcggatcattagcgacgatgtcttttgacaccttgagcggggggcacgattggttcgcttgttcgccgagctgggcaatttttttcccagctcgtcgttctttcatccttttatcactgacagtacttcccgaccgctccgcttcggcatatgcctttgcaagaacgcgctcatagttgcctctcggcggagactttggtggttttgtcagggcagccagagtgcgctttgctttcaccggatctaccttctcctccggaggtggatgtttctttgctttcaccccttcaaagaagttcttcacttcggctcgcacgatcttcgcgttctcctcctcggtcctctcatatggtaacttctctggagtcttcagagaaggaccgaatctgtattgcctcccgcctctggcagctgtactgctagacgccggcagagcagacggagcggctgcggctgtcttctttccttgcttacgaggcggaggagaaggactacgacgcgccggagcagccgcagcggcggcgggtctcttccgcccttgctgacgaggcggagaaggaggaggctggctgctctggcgcgccggcgctggcggagaaggaggcggagtgccgccacgcgccggagaaggaggctgagtgccctgatcactcgccggaggaggaggcggaggaggaggcggagtgcccttactcgccggagccgtccagttcggaagcttgatgagctccttccgccataggcatggagtcttcagagctaaacccagccgagtctccccttcaccggtagggtggtcaagctggaggtcctcaaatccctccgttatttcatccaccatcaccctagcatatccttctggaatcggccggcagtggtaggttgcgccgggttcagtaggtaaaacagagccaacagccgccttgactttcaagttctgccattccgccataaggtggcaatgttgagactccgtgatagcatccacggggtagctagcaggagccgcatgctccagctgaggcagctcggtggaagccacgctgcttctccgctgagatggcggtgtagcttggggggcagtttcggcatctcgattgccgtctcgttcctctagcgcttgaaccctttcgtgcagcttctgaatttggatctgctccacttttttcctcctctcctgggttttgtaaccgcccgcgtccggaaaaccagccttccacggaacggagcctggcgtgcctcgtgtccgtccagggtgctcaggattcccgagggccattgtgagctcgtcgttctctctgtctggaacgaacgtcccttgacgggtattgcaagttgctcgtccgtccaacgacacctccctgatacagggtccaaggttccgccagccccgaagaaccaagtccggcaacggtctggccagttcattgtctctggttcgatccctttatcaagcagatccctctcagacttggcccacttaggccgggctttgaggtagccacctgaccccgtgcgatggtgaagcttcttcttcgcagcattcttcttgtttgtcgctgacatcttcttactcttttccgatgtcttgtgggccacaaatgcgggccagtgatctctgatcttctcataccggccgatgaattctggtgtctcttctttgtcgacaaacgttttcagctcattcttccacctcctgaataggtctgccatcttcttaagagcatgagacttgattaattgctctataactggcttctccggatcctcctctggcggtagggtgaaatttgccttcagctcagtccaaagatcatctttctgcatatcattgacataagacacctcagggtcttccttcttaggcttataccattggtggatgctgatcgggatcttgtccctaactagaaccccgcactgagcagcaaaagcatcctttgtccggaggggttcaatcggttggccgtcgcgcgcgattgctgtgatctcaaacctttcatccgagcgcaactttctcttcgggcctcgtctctttaccgcagttgtgctcgatccggagggctagaaaaaagaagaaagacgagtgttaattaatatgtgtacataccaaaacaatgaatgcatcaattagctagtcagcacaggcttaactaatatatttacctggccggactctgttcggtcaccggagccgtcaccacgggctccttcttgcaccagcattgggtcaccgtcatgtctttcctcctccactcttcgatcaccgtagcctgcttcttcaccctgttcttccagaccatcattgtcgttaagatacgacaagatatcacctccggctaagattatgtcccccaacacctcttctgcttgctcatctcgtccgtgctccattgtttctgcaaatattacaacatggcaattattacacaaacatgacagcaggtggatatattagtgcaaacgtagacctagcttattccgggtttggggtggcctaggcaacgcttcaagggtaggggcgcggcgggagggggtaggagaccgacatcgtttttttctagggtttgggtgtcctcgagagttttggtcgagcgagagggccggggggtgctcccgtggtataagttatcacggtcgagagggggtatacatatcgaccgtccatcatgtcgaagttatctgggagggagttatatatatcgacaacgacgacatacatacacgggaaaataatgttatcggggagggggtatatcgaccccccccacgtgttgaagttatcgggagggggttttatatcgacaacgacgacatacatacacgggaaaataatgttatcgaggagggggtatatcgaccccccctcgtgttgaagttatccccctcgtgttgaagttatcgggagggggtaatatcgacaacgacaacatacatacacgggaaaataatgttatcggggaggggtatatcgaccccccccccacgtgttgaagttatcaggagggggttatatcgacaacgacgacatatatacacgggaaaataatgttatcggggagggggtatatcgaccccccctcgtgttgaagttatccccctcgtgttgaagttatcaggaggggtatatatcgacgacgacagacccgataaaacataagaaaacgaagaagaaataaaaagaggagaagaagaaaggaatagaggagaggattgaagaaaaaaaagaaaaaaaaagaggagaagaagaaaggaatagaggagaagaagaaaaaatagaaatattctatttttttctttcctttcttctcctcttctttttcttcttttttcctcttcttatttatttctcctcttcttcctctcctcttcttctttctttcctcttcttattttcttctttcctatccttctttttcttcttcttcccttcctagctagatatataaaacttttctaaaattgtaacttttgcatatataaaacttttccatgtggatcatcatttctcatatatatcgaatatatatccattgtcatatataaaaactttctatatatgaacaaaaaactttctatgaacaaaaaaacatttttgacatatatattcatacattttgaacatctacatacatacaatttttttgttcacatatacattatagccacatacacatatacatcacatatgaacaaaaaaattaaactaataaaaataaaaaaacatatagccacatatgaacaaaaacatatagccacatacatacacatatacattatatatatatgatcaaaaaacaattaactaataaaaaaacagagccggggcggcggctctcacagcgggggcggctagggcgatggcgacggcgggggcggcgagggcgccggagcgcgggggcgggacggggcgggggcggcgagggcgccggcgagcacgcgcgggccgggcaggggggctcggggcgccgaggcggcgcgcgcgagcaggggagcacgaggcggggcggcgcgtgggggcagggcgacggcgacgagcaccgggcggcgacccgtcgaggcaagggcgcggggcgacggcgacgaggagcgggcggcgacggcgagcacgggcagcctggcggcgtcgggggcaactggcgaggtatctgaaaatttcccaagtgttggcttatataggcacacctttggtcccggttggtggcaccaaccgggaccaatgccaccctttagtcccggttggtggcaccaaccgggaccaaaggtcccttttcagcagcccaaagggcgggaagcggcggcctttggtcccggttggtggcaccaaccgggactaaagggggggcattggtcccggttggtgccaccaaccgggaccgcggccaaaagtttagtcccacctcgctagttgagaggggctcggagtggtttataagccccactgcggctgccctctcgagctcctctcaaatgcaggcttacgggcctaatgtcacactgtgctgtctgtgggcctattgggccttctgcgggcctgaatcctggcccaggttgggtttctagtcgtattcaggccgtggtggcccaataggtggcagttttttttaaaaaaattccagttttttggttctgttttttgcattatttattttcttttgttttttgctttattttttaattctttttgcttttaggtcagcaaaattataaactgtctgttagtgccattagttttagaaaaaatataaactttctattagtgccattagttctttatgaaaattctttttgctgtatttagtttttttgttttcttttttgctatatttattttgttttgtttctacttacaacaaaaaacttatttattttattttattttgtttctaattacttatttattttactttatgataattctttctgctattaaagtttctatcaaaaaagttctttatgaaaattctttttgcttttaatgattaaaaataaaaaagaggcgcaatgcgcgttgatttgcttcaagcctttcggaatagtgtagactgcactgcacatagctcgatgcagtctaccttattcctcaaggcttgaagctaagcaacgtgagcattgcgcctcttcttcatcgtctctgcactcagggcttataaaccgctcctagtgcctctcagctagcgaggtgggactaaaaaactgcttagctagtaagaaactctagtaccggttcgtgccacgaacaggtactaaaggtgctcgtggggccacagcctcattagtaccggttcgtggcaccaacagggaccaaagggtggaattggtcccggttcgtgccaccaaccgggaccaatggccttgcacagcggcgtggtggtgagtttagtcccacctcgctagctaagagagagccgcacctgtttataaggtgcggtgcgcctgagctgtcgagctcctctctaaagcaggcttacgggcctaacctctctgtacatgcctgtgggcctactgggccttctgcgggcctgaatcctggcccatggatgggtttctaatcgtattcaggccgtggtggcccagtaggtggcataatttttaatttttggcctgttatttttcatgcatttactaattattttgagctataagaccctaaaattgaaaagcatttcaaatgaactctgaaaaggttgaaagttggcatggtatcatcatttcatccacatagcatgtgcaagaaagttgagagggttacggcaaaaactagatgcacttcttgtacaaaacggacaatggtatcatactcgtctattacaaagttggcatggtatcatcataatagttgcgggagaaagtcttcactttttcttcgcttgtgtcatttgcttattgcgccgtaaccatggataatcttcatcgtttatcaggatgcttgggtcagccttgactttgaagggaggaatttcatgaaacttttcataatcttcagacatgtctgtcttgccctccactcccacaatgtccctttttcctgaaagaactatgtgccgctttggctcatcgtatgatgtattcgcttccttatcttttcttttcctcggtctggtagacatgtccttcacatagataacctgtgccacatcattggctaggacgaacggttcgtcagtgtacccaagattgttcagatccactgttgtcattccgtactgtgggtctacctgtaccccgcctcctgacagattgacccatttgcacttaaacaaagggaccttaaaatcatgtccgtagtcaagttcccatatgtccattatgtaaccataatatgtgtcctttcccctctcggttgctgcatcaaagcggacaccgctgttttggttggtgctcttttgatcttgggcgatcgtgtaaaatgtattcccatttatctcgtatcctttgtaagtcaatacagtcgaagatggtcccctggacaacgagtacaactcatcacaaacagtggtgtcacctctgagacgtgtttccaaccaactgctgaaagtcctgatgtgttcacatgtaatccagtcgtcacactgctccgggtgtttggagcgcagactgttcttgtgttcatcgacatacggggtcaccaaggtagagttctgtagaactgtgtagtgtgcttgagaccaagaatatccgtccctgcatattattgagtcccccctccaagcgtgccttttccagtcagtctcccctcataccgcgatttagggagacctatcttcttaaggccaggaatgaagtcaacacaaaacccaatgacatcctctgtttgatggcccatggagatgcttccttctggcctagcgcggttacggacatatttctttaggactcccatgaacctctcaaaggggaacatattgtgtagaaatacgggccccagaatgacaatctcgtcgactagatgaactaggacgtgcgtcatgatattgaagaaggatggtgggaacaccagctcgaaactgacaagacattgcgccacatcactccttagccttggtatgatttctggatcgatcaccttctgagagattgcattgaggaatgcacatagcttcacaatggctaatcggacgttttccggtagaagccccctcaatgcaaccggaagcagttgcgtcataatcacgtggcagtcatgagactttaggttctggaactttttctctggcatatttattattccctttatattcgacgagaagccagtcgggaccttcatactgagcaggcattcaaagaagatttctttctcttctttcgtaagagcgtagctggcaggaccttcatactgcttcggaggcatgccgtctttttcgtgcaaacgttgcaggtcctcccgtgcctcaggtgtatcttttgtcttcccatacacgcccaagaagcctagcaggttcacgcaaaggttcttcgtcacgtgcatcacgtcgattgaagagcggacctctagctctttccagtagggtaggtcccaaaatatagatttcttcttccacatgggtgcgtgtccctcagcgtcattcggaacagctagtccgccgggaccctttccaaagattacgtgtaaatcattgaccatagcaagtacgtgatcaccggtacgcatggcgggcttcttccggtgatctgcctcgcctttgaaatgcttgcctttctttcgacattgatggttggtcggaagaaatcgacgatggcccaggtacacattcttcctgcttttgtccaggtatatactttcagtgtcatctaaacagtgcgtgcatgcgtggtatcccttgtttgtctgtcctgaaaggttactgagagcgggccaatcgttgatggttacaaacagcaacgcgtgcaggttaaattcctcctgtttgtgctcatcccacgtacgtacaccgtttccattccacagctgtaaaagttcttcaactaatggccttaggtacacatcaatgtcgttgccgggttgcttagggccttggatgagaactggcatcataatgaacttccgcttcatgcacatccaaggaggaaggttatacatacatagagtcacgggccaggtgctgtgattgctgctctgctccccgaaaggattaatgccatccgcgcttaaaccaaaccatacgttccttgggtcagctgcaaactcagcccagtactttctctcgatttttctccactgcgacccgtcagcgggtgctctcaacttcccgtctttcttacggtcctcactgtgccatcgcatcaacttggcatgctcttcgtttctgaacagacgtttcaaccgtggtattataggagcataccacatcaccttcgcaggaaccctcttc encodes the following:
- the LOC123141647 gene encoding transcription repressor OFP8-like — encoded protein: MLSPGISVKKRHGGAGFALGCGCKDAKSVSVISASPSPSGAGTPTTTETRRRGGRANPSASTTTDTLTSASSSSLLWEDAVAEFECGDDGQFKMESSAATQSFSGLLRELNELEQSVVSWGRKSHRSRDDKKASSPPLEHKQATMKSGVKGGDVTTGGAKDRHVGDSVEPGTVGACVEVGLDGSVAVVKQSEDPLSDFRQSMVQMIVENGIIAGEELRQMLRRFLTLNAPHHHDVILRAFAEIWDAVFSASYVPAPAAAPPRKYTRREEPAAGRPPMPPRTPPRHHHSPSPSAWRV